A single window of Saccharomyces kudriavzevii IFO 1802 strain IFO1802 genome assembly, chromosome: 16 DNA harbors:
- the CAR1 gene encoding arginase (similar to Saccharomyces cerevisiae CAR1 (YPL111W); ancestral locus Anc_8.600) — METGPHYNYYKNRELSVILAPFSGGQGKLGVEKGPKYLLKHGLQTSIEELGWSTELVPSMDEAQFVGKLKMERESANGGSSVVTSNVRAKRADLVGEATKLVYNSVSKVVQANRFPLTLGGDHSIAIGTVSAVLEKYPDAGVLWIDAHADINTIETTDSGNLHGCPVSFLMGLNKDIPNCPESLKWVPSNLSPKKIAYIGLRDIDLEEKKILKDLGIAAFSMYHVDKFGINAVIEMAMKAVHPDTNGEGPIMCSYDVDAVDPLYIPATGTPVRGGLTLREGLFLVERLAESGNLVALDIVECNPDLAIHDIHVSNTISAGCAIARCALGETLL, encoded by the coding sequence ATGGAAACTGGTCCTCATTATAACTATTACAAAAATCGCGAATTGTCCGTCATCTTGGCGCCATTCAGTGGCGGTCAGGGTAAGCTAGGTGTCGAGAAAGGCCCTAAATACCTGCTAAAACACGGCTTACAAACAAGCATAGAGGAGTTGGGGTGGTCTACGGAGTTGGTGCCCTCTATGGACGAGGCGCAATTTGTGGGTAAGTTGAAAATGGAGAGGGAGTCCGCCAATGGCGGCTCCTCCGTCGTGACGAGCAATGTCAGGGCTAAGAGAGCCGATTTGGTTGGTGAAGCAACCAAACTGGTCTACAATTCCGTGTCGAAAGTGGTCCAGGCGAACAGATTCCCATTGACCTTGGGTGGTGACCATTCCATTGCCATTGGTACCGTCTCTGCGGTCTTGGAGAAATATCCCGATGCCGGTGTTCTATGGATCGATGCTCACGCTGATATAAACACTATTGAGACTACCGACTCGGGTAATTTGCACGGCTGTCCCGTCTCGTTCCTAATGGGCTTGAACAAGGACATTCCAAACTGTCCCGAGTCCTTAAAGTGGGTTCCCAGTAACTTGAGTCCAAAGAAAATCGCATACATTGGGTTGAGAGACATTGACCtggaggaaaagaaaatcttgaaagacTTGGGTATTGCCGCCTTCTCCATGTACCACGTGGACAAGTTCGGTATCAACGCTGTCATCGAAATGGCCATGAAAGCGGTACACCCAGATACAAACGGTGAAGGTCCCATTATGTGTTCTTATGACGTCGATGCCGTGGACCCATTGTACATCCCTGCCACAGGTACCCCAGTGAGAGGCGGGTTGACCCTAAGAGAAGGTCTTTTCTTGGTGGAAAGACTAGCTGAATCTGGTAACCTAGTTGCCCTAGATATCGTTGAATGTAACCCCGACTTGGCCATTCACGACATTCATGTCTCAAACACCATCTCTGCAGGTTGCGCCATTGCAAGATGTGCATTGGGCGAGACCTTATTGTAG